One Capsicum annuum cultivar UCD-10X-F1 chromosome 2, UCD10Xv1.1, whole genome shotgun sequence genomic window carries:
- the LOC107855789 gene encoding cation/H(+) antiporter 18, whose amino-acid sequence MAVKCESSSPMHATSSGLLQGDNPLHYSLPLAIVQICLVLVLTRVLAYFLRPLRQPRVIAEIIGGILLGPSALGRNQKYLHAIFPPSSLTVLDTLANLGLLFFLFLVGTELDPRSLRRTGKKALGIALAGITLPFVLGIGTSFALRSTIAKGVNQAPFLVFMGVALSITAFPVLARILAELKLLTTDVGRMAMSAAAVNDVAAWILLALAIALSGSGSPIVSLWVLLSGTGFVLLCIVIAPIIFKWMARQCSEGEPVNELYVCATLAIVLAAGFCTDAIGIHALFGAFVVGVLVPKEGPFAGALVEKVEDLVSGLFLPLYFVSSGLKTNVATIQGAQSWGLLVLVIATSCFGKIAGTVCVSLMCKMSVQESLALGFLMNTKGLVELIVLNIGKDKGVLNHQIFAIMVLMALFTTFMTTPLVIATYKPAKMAVTEYKHRTIMRKDKDTSKQLRILTCFHGTRNIPTLINLIEATRGTEKKEGLRVYAMHLLELTERPSAILMVHKARKNGLPLWNKGKVGESNQVIVAFETFGQLSKVSMRPTTAISTMTSMHEDIIASAERKRVSMIILPFHKHIRLDGHFETTRADLRNVNRRVLQHAPCSVGILIDRGLGGASHVSASEVDYTALVLFFGGHDDREALAYGMRVAEHPGITLNVVRFVTDPEVVGPSVHVDIVQDSGPRPGWEDDESFLADLKQKSTGDGSIIFEERIVKDVTETIEAIHAYKKCNLFIVGRMSEGQLVLSFDTKSDCPELGPLGNLLTSHEISTTASVLVVQKYLSQLPEESLYTLKKGDEEEETEI is encoded by the exons GGTGGAATTTTGCTAGGTCCATCGGCTCTAGGTCGCAACCAAAAGTATCTGCACGCGATATTTCCACCAAGTAGTCTCACAGTGTTGGACACATTGGCTAATCTTGGCCTCCTGTTCTTTCTTTTTCTAGTCGGGACTGAGTTAGACCCAAGGTCTCTTCGTAGAACCGGAAAAAAAGCTCTAGGTATTGCCCTTGCTGGAATAACTCTCCCTTTCGTATTAGGAATTGGGACATCTTTTGCTCTCCGATCCACAATTGCTAAAGGGGTTAATCAAGCCCCTTTTCTAGTCTTCATGGGAGTTGCCCTTTCTATCACTGCCTTCCCCGTCTTGGCCCGTATTTTAGCTGAACTCAAGCTTTTGACTACCGATGTTGGTAGAATGGCTATGTCCGCGGCCGCGGTCAATGACGTGGCAGCATGGATTCTACTCGCTCTTGCTATTGCACTTTCAG GTTCGGGCTCTCCGATTGTTTCTTTGTGGGTGCTGTTGAGTGGGACCGGTTTTGTCCTACTTTGCATAGTAATTGCACCTATTATATTCAAGTGGATGGCGAGGCAATGTTCCGAAGGAGAGCCAGTGAATGAGTTATACGTGTGCGCGACACTGGCAATTGTTTTGGCCGCGGGATTTTGCACTGATGCTATTGGAATTCATGCTCTATTTGGGGCATTTGTGGTAGGGGTGCTTGTTCCAAAAGAAGGGCCATTTGCAGGTGCTCTAGTGGAAAAAGTGGAGGATTTGGTCTCGGGATTATTCCTTCCACTATACTTTGTGTCTAGTGGATTAAAAACAAATGTAGCCACTATTCAAGGAGCTCAATCTTGGGGTCTTCTTGTTTTAGTTATAGCTACATCATGCTTTGGCAAAATTGCTGGTACTGTTTGTGTTTCTCTCATGTGCAAGATGTCTGTTCAAGAATCCTTAGCTCTTGGTTTTTTGATGAATACTAAAGGTCTAGTGGAACTCATTGTTCTTAACATTGGCAAGGACAAAGGG GTACTGAACCATCAAATATTTGCTATCATGGTGTTGATGGCACTCTTCACAACATTCATGACAACACCACTTGTTATAGCCACCTATAAGCCAGCTAAAATGGCTGTAACAGAGTACAAGCACAGAACAATCATGAGGAAAGACAAAGACACAAGCAAGCAACTCCGGATCTTGACATGTTTCCATGGCACAAGAAACATTCCCACACTCATAAATCTCATCGAAGCCACTCGAGGAACAGAGAAAAAGGAAGGACTCCGCGTCTACGCAATGCACCTCTTGGAACTAACGGAAAGACCCTCAGCAATTTTAATGGTCCACAAGGCCCGAAAAAATGGGCTCCCGTTATGGAATAAGGGGAAAGTAGGCGAATCGAACCAAGTCATTGTCGCATTTGAGACATTCGGACAACTTAGTAAGGTGTCAATGCGTCCAACCACTGCAATCTCTACCATGACGAGCATGCATGAGGACATAATTGCAAGCGCGGAGAGAAAAAGAGTTTCGATGATAATCCTACCCTTCCACAAGCATATAAGGCTCGATGGACATTTTGAAACAACGCGAGCTGATCTCAGAAATGTGAATCGTAGAGTTCTTCAACATGCACCTTGTTCCGTTGGCATATTGATTGATCGAGGGCTCGGTGGTGCATCCCATGTGTCCGCTAGTGAAGTTGATTATACTGCCTTGGTCTTGTTCTTTGGGGGCCACGATGACCGCGAAGCCCTTGCTTATGGCATGCGCGTGGCAGAGCACCCTGGTATTACATTAAATGTGGTCCGTTTTGTAACTGACCCCGAGGTTGTTGGACCGAGTGTCCACGTGGATATTGTTCAGGACTCCGGTCCTAGACCGGGGTGGGAAGACGACGAGAGTTTTCTTGCGGACCTAAAGCAGAAATCAACAGGTGACGGGTCCATAATATTTGAGGAGAGGATTGTGAAGGATGTTACAGAAACTATAGAAGCTATTCACGCGTATAAAAAGTGTAATTTGTTTATAGTTGGGAGAATGTCCGAGGGACAATTGGTTTTGTCATTTGATACAAAGAGTGATTGTCCAGAATTGGGGCCATTGGGAAATTTGTTAACATCACACGAAATTTCAACAACGGCATCAGTTTTAGTTGTGCAGAAATATTTGAGTCAgttgcccgaagaatcactatatACTTtgaagaaaggagatgaagaagaagaaactgaAATTTAA
- the LOC107855785 gene encoding purine permease 21 gives MLLSSIKSKNGVHIVRCSLNKKKKTDSPTFKAYVTMEGAHEKLLHLSFDETQVAESSEIAKNSSLQSSKLIQWLQVFIFTFFTLGGQAAGTLLGRVYYEQGAKSRWIATLAQTAGFPFLLPFLCYPSPKNHDDQQLSIDHQSSVLVRASVYIFLGLFQVANSMLFTVGVQYLPVSTYSLIFGSQLAFTALTSFFLNGQKMTAIILNSIVLLSFSSSVIIFRDETGDSGEISRKSLFIGFAATTLGSLGYALQFSLTELAFQKVFKSGTLKVVMKMSFYIGLLVTLTSSIGLFVSDEWNDLEKEMREFRSGKLSYVMNLVWTAVSWQLYAVGSVGLVFKASALFSNVIINLGGSVGPIFGMVFLKEKMSGLKVLSLLLGLWGYASYTYQHYLDDLEAKASEAKPSTEAGDNF, from the exons ATGCTCCTTTCCAGTATAAAGTCAAAGAATGGGGTACACATAGTACGCTGTTcactaaataaaaagaagaaaacggATTCTCCAACATTTAAGGCGTACGTCACCATGGAAGGAGCTCATGAAAAGCTGCTGCATCTCTCTT TTGATGAAACACAAGTGGCAGAATCATCTGAAATTGCAAAGAACAGTAGCCTTCAATCAAGTAAACTCATACAATGGCTTCAAGTATTTATCTTTACATTCTTTACTCTTGGTGGACAAGCAGCTGGCACTCTGTTGGGCAGAGTATACTATGAACAAGGTGCCAAAAGCAGATGGATTGCTACATTGGCACAAACTGCTGGCTTTCCATTTCTCCTGCCTTTTCTTTGCTATCCTTCACCCAAAAATCACGATGATCAACAACTTAGCATTGATCACCAGTCTTCTGTACTTGTTCGCGCTTCGGTTTACATCTTCCTCGGCTTATTTCAAGTAGCAAACTCTATGTTGTTTACAGTTGGTGTACAGTACCTTCCGGTCTCTACCTACTCCCTGATTTTCGGTTCTCAATTGGCGTTCACCGCGCTCACTTCATTCTTCCTCAACGGACAAAAGATGACCGCAATTATACTGAACTCCATCGTGCTTCTCTCCTTCTCATCCTCGGTTATCATTTTCCGAGATGAGACGGGTGATAGCGGAGAAATATCTCGGAAATCTCTGTTTATAGGATTTGCAGCTACCACTCTAGGGTCACTCGGTTACGCCTTGCAGTTCTCGCTAACAGAACTGGCGTTCCAGAAGGTCTTCAAAAGTGGCACGTTAAAAGTTGTCATGAAAATGTCGTTTTATATCGGTCTTTTGGTGACACTTACTTCTAGTATAGGGCTTTTCGTAAGTGACGAGTGGAATGATTTGGAAAAGGAAATGAGAGAGTTCAGATCAGGGAAATTGTCATACGTTATGAACTTGGTTTGGACTGCCGTTTCTTGGCAGTTATATGCTGTTGGTTCAGTTGGGTTGGTTTTCAAGGCTTCTGCTTTATTCTCAAATGTGATCATCAATTTGGGTGGTTCAGTTGGACCAATATTTGGAATGGTGTTCTTGAAAGAGAAAATGAGTGGGTTGAAGGTGCTTTCATTGTTATTAGGGCTATGGGGATATGCATCATATACATATCAACACTATCTTGATGATTTAGAGGCAAAAGCAAGTGAAGCTAAACCCTCAACTGAGGCAGGTGATAATTTTTAA